The Duganella sp. BuS-21 sequence GCGATTCCTTGTCGGCCAGGTTGAGCATCGACACCAGCTCACGGCTGGCTTGCACGTTGCCGCCGGCCCCCGACACTTTAGGCAGGCGCTCCAGCGCGCCGGTCAGCGCCTTGGTCAGGCCGCCGACATTGACGCCGGCGCGCTGCAGCAACGACCGGGCACTGCCGTCGTCCTGATTCAACAGGGCCGTCAGCAAGTGCACGGGTTCGATGTATTGGTTGTCACTGCCCACGGCCAGACTCTGCGAGTCCGACAGGGCTTCCTGGAGTTTGGTAGTGAGTTTGTCTTGCCGCATGGTATTGCTCCGATAAATTTAACTTATCGCACAGATAGGGTTGTTCCCTCGCTTTTCAAGGCGCGCTGTGATTCTGCGGTCTTCAATAAATTTTCGTCAGGGCGCACGGTTGGCCAGGAATATTCCTTCATCCATCCTCGCTCTCCCGCCAGGATGTCTCGTGCGGCGCTACGAAGATGCTGGGCTAACAGCCCCAGTTGTGCATCGACAAACTCTGTAAATGTCCCGCTTGGCAGTGCATTTTTTAAAAAAACCAGAGAACTGCGACGCTTACTAAACAGAAACAAAAAAACATTGTACCCATTTGCCGGCTTTGACGACGTATCAAAGTAGACCATGCTCACGCCGTCTTTTTCCGCAATCACATCGATAAAGTAAGTTTGCGACTGTAGAAGCACCTCGTTTTCCGAGATTTCCGTGGCATGTAATTCATACGCCGAAATCAGATCCGCCATATTTTCATGAACCAGGTGTTTCAGATTAAACATGGTCTTTATCCTCCATCACGCCATGGTTGCAGGAGTATCCAGCGCGCCGCATCATCAGGTACTCGCGGCCAAATCCGCTCAGTTCCATTTTCCCCGTCGCCGGATTTGGGCGTGCCAATACGCTGAAACCAGTCCGCACATCGAAGACATCGAATGCTGGAAGGGTAGCGATCAGGAAACAATCACCCCGTGCGATTGCCTGTGACAACCAGGGTTGATTGTAGTCGTTCCAGAATTGTCTCGGCGAGCTATAGAACTCATCAGGGATATTCAAGACGTTGAAACCACCTGGTCGGGGCCCAGCATCGGCGTCCAGCTCATTCAGCACCGCGCGCATGTCATTGTTGTATGAGCCAATGATCGTGGTAACTCTTCCCTCTTGAGCCTGCAGTAACGCTCCGGACGACGGTGCATACACAAGTTTCAGCGCATGTCCCTGTGGACCAGCCGTCATCGGTGGCGGTTCTGTCTTCGTCAAGCGGCCGGCCATGTCGGCTGTCCTTTCTCAGTTTGAATGAGTCAGGAAAGCACTTTAACGAACACGCTCAGTACGGCCTTGCGACAACGCAGGAATCCGCTACGTTACCGTGAAAGCTCCAAGTAGCAAGCGCAAGATCGCGCTTGAAACCGCCAAATTCCCGGCTGACATATTCGATGCCGCCGTCCGGATCTTCGACGACAACGGTGACGACATGCAGCATCCGGTGCACGTCGATGCCGGCGACCCGCCGGCGCAGTGGTTCCAGTCCTTCCATGATGATGCTCCCTTGATTAGAATGAAGGGACGCACAAGGCATCGATGAACTGGAAAACGCCTCATGCCGCAATCGGACCGGGTCTCTTTACCGTTCGTGCTGTGGCATCGTCTGCCACGCGACAGTCGGGGGTGCGGGCCAGTTCGGTCAAGTCTGGTTAGTGCTCGGGGTCGGGCCGCCATTCGTTTGACGACTTTGGGTGCCTTGTGCGTCACCACCATTTTCCTCCTCGCCGGGCTTTCATGCTCGGGGGCGAGGACACCATCCCTCATGACCGGTTAGCGGCGATTCCCACTTCTCCAACGCGGCGTCGTCGCTGACGCGGGCGTCGACCCAGCGCGCGCCGTCGGGCGTCTGCTCTTTCTTCCAGAACGGCGCCTCGGTTTTCAAATAGTCAATGATGAACTCGCTGGCGGCGAAGGCTTCGCCCCGGTGGGCCGAGGTCACGGCCACCAGCACGATCTGATCCTTGGGCAACAATGGCCCGACACGGTGGATTACCAGCGCGCTGACGATGGGCCAGCGCTGTTTGGCGCGGTCGATCACGTCGCTGATCGACTGCTCGGTCATGCCGGGATAGTGCTCCAGTTCCATCGCCGAGACGGCCGCGCCCTCGTTCAGGTCGCGCACCGTGCCGACAAAGCTGACCACGCCGCCGACCTTGGGATGGCCAGCGCGCAGCCGGGCGATTTCCGTGGTCAGATCGAAATCTTCGGTCTGGATACGGACTTCGCTCAAGCTCACGCGCGCTCCACCACGCCGATGCGGCGGAACAGTTGCTCGATGCGGCTGGCCGTGCGGGCGTCGGCCAGGGCCGGCAGCGCGCACAGTTGCAGGTAGGCGGCCGAGGCGGACTGCGGCTTCTGGCCCGATTTCAGCGACGACTGCAACACTTCCACCTGCATCTTCAGGCGCTCGCGCGCGAATTCGGCGCCGCTGTCGACGCCGGCCACGATTTCCAGGCGCAGCACTTCGTCCAGCAGTTTGCCGCGGTTGCGCTCCAGTTCCTGGGCGCAGGCGGCACGGTTGCCGTCGATGGCGGCCACGGCGGCGTTGAAGCGCCCCGCCAGCGCACGTTCGTAGTCGTTGCCCAGCGACGGCAACGCCGCCCACTGGGCCTGCCACGCGGCGGCGTCGATGGCCTCGCCTTCATTGGCGATCGCGTTCTCCAGCGCCTGGCACAGGCGCAGCTTGTCACGCAGGGCGTTGGCCTGGGCGGCGCCGGCGCGGCGCTTGATGGCCTCCGCCTGCGCTTGCACCTTGCCAACGGCGTTGTGATAACGCTGGCTGATGCGCGCCTCGGCCGCGCGCGGCACCACGCCGGTGGCGTGCCAGGCGCCGGCGGCGTCTTTCAGCGCCTTGGCGATGGCGGCCAGCTGCGCCTTGTCCTCGCCGCTGAAGCTGGCCTCTTCCAGTTCCTTGCAGACTGCTTCACGCGCGTGCAGGTGGGCTTTGCGCTCGTGATCGGCGGCATGGGCGCTTTCCTTGCGCTGGGCGAAGATGGCGTCGCAGGCGGCGCGGAAACGCTGCCACAACGCCTGCTCGATCTTGCGGTCCAGCGGCAGCGCCTTGGCGTGCTCCTGCCAGCGTTCCTGCAGGCGGCGCACCTTGTCCAGCGTGTGACGGTCGGTCGGGTCCAGCGCTTCGGCTTCGGCGATCAATTCTTCGCGCTTGGCAGCTTCGACCTTGCGCTGCTCGGACAGCGGCGCCAGCATATTGGCCAGCACCTTGTCGAAGGTCTGGTCGAGCTTGCGCTTTTCCTTGCGGTCGATGGTGCCCAGGCGGCCCCACATCTGGCGCAGGCGCTGGCCGGCGGCGGCGACGTTTTTCAGGTCGGCGCCGTTGGCGACGGAGGCGGCCAGGGCCTGGGTTTCTTCAATCAGGGCCTGCGCCTTGGCGGCGTTGGCGTGGCGTTCATCGGCCAGTTGCTTGAAGTGGGCGGCGGCCGGCGCATAGGCGTTGGTGCAAGCGTTGTCGAAGCGTTCCCACAGGCTTTTCGGCGCGTGGCCGGAAACAGCGTCCAGTTGCTTCCAGCGGTCGCGCATGCTGCCGACTTTTTTGGCCAGTTCGCTCATGGCCAACTTCTGGGCCGGCAGTTCCTCAACGGCCTTGACCAGTTCCTCGCGCGAGACGTTGCCGCCCCAGCGCGCCCAGTCGCCCAGGCGCTTCAGCTCGGCGCGCACGTGGTTCAGGTGTTCGGTCTGGGCGTGGCTCAGGCGGGTTTTGTGCTCGCGCAGCCATTTATCGTGCTCAGCGGCGATGTGCAGTTGGCCGAGTTCCAGCGCGGCTTCCAGGGCGTCCAGCGTTTCCAGGAATTTCTTGTCGGTTTCTTTCGGCGCAGGCTTGGGCAGTTTAGGCGCTTTGGCCGGCGCGGCCTCGACAGGCGAGGCCGGAGCAGTTGAGGCCGCATCGGCCGGGGCATCCGCCGCCGTGGCGGCGGGCGCGGCGACAACGGCCGGCAGCGCTACCGGCTCGGCGGCGACCGCCTTGACCGGCTTCGCCAGCGCGGCGCGCGTCTGCTCGAGCGCTTGGGCGTAGTCGCTCAACAAGTGGCGCGGCAGCGCATTGTGCTCCGGCGCTTCCTGATAGACGCTTAGCTCGGCGGCGTAGCCGTCGAGCGCCGACAATGCCTGCGCCGCCGGCACACCAGCCTGCGGCAGTTTGCGCACGGCCGCCATCGCATCGATGATCTTGCGCTGCAAATTCACCTGCGTTTCCAGCCGCGCCGCCAGCGCCGCGCGCGCCGAGGCGTAGGCTTCGGCCAGCGCCGGCACCTCGGAGACGATCTGCCATTGACGATCCAGCTCGGCCACCTGGTTAGGCGTCAACTTTTCATCCTGCAACAAACGTTGCGCCAGATCCAGGCAAGCCTGGGCCTTTTGATGCTCGGCCAGCTGGTAGCGGATCGCGTCCAGGCGGCCCTGCATCAGCTTGGCGACACGGCGATCGGAGTTGCGCACCGCCAGCATCACTTGCTCCAGCGCAGCGGGCGTGTGCACATGCTCGGCGGCGGCCTGGCGCACGCTGGCAAATTCACTCTCCAGGATCAGGGTGACGGCGGCCGCTTCGTCGCCGTTGAGGGCGGCGGCGCGCTGCGCCTGCTCGTCGCGGCGCCCGGCGGTGGCGGAGGCGGCCGCGTCCTGCGCCGGCACAGCCGCTGGCGAGGAAGGAATGGCCGAAGTTTCGGTGGCACGCTTAAAGAGGAAATCGAACATGGTGCGCTATGGTGATGGGGTAAAACCACCATCATAGCAAAGCGGGAGGGATTTGCCCTGCGAGTGCGCTATAGGGTGGTTATTTCATGGTGACATCATCGCGCGGCGCCTGCCGCACAGCCCGGCGTACCGGCTGCTCCGGCAACTCATCGAGCGTCACGATGGGCAGTACCGCCAAGCCGGGAATCGAAATCTGGCCGTCGTCCATTTCCGTCCCGGGCAGCGCGCGGCGACGCGCCGTCACTTGCGCCGCTTCGGCCGGCGGCAGGCCGGAGCGTTTCATTTCATCGAGATGTTTATCGTGCATCATCAACTGGTTGGCGATGGCAAACCAGGTTTCGCCGGCGATGGCGTTGCGCGCCAGCGCAAACAATTCCTGTTCTTCTTTTTCCAGGCGCTTGAGCAGCGCGCTGCAGAAGGTGTCGATGCTGTCGCACACTTCGCTGACCTGCTCGTCGCGCACATCGGCCAGCGCGCCCAGCTTTTCCTGCAGCCGGCGGATCGACAGCAGCGCCGACTGGTTTAAGCGGTTGAGTTCGTCAAGCAGCTGATCGGCGCGCTCGGTGGCGTCGCGCAGCGCCGGGATCAGATACATCTCGGTCTTGCGCCAATGGCAGGCTTGATACAGGGTATTGAGGTTTTCGCACGCGTACTCAAGTTGCGACAAGGTCATGCGGTTCTGCTGCATGAGCGTGCTGCGCATATACTTTTGAAACGATAGCAGACTCACGCGAACGCTGGCCTGTTCGACGGATAGTGCGACCAGAGTATATGTAGCAGTCAACATTCTTCTGACTCCCAAGACTTGTAGGGTGGAAGTAAAAGTGTAAAGATTTCCGACAGCGTCTCTTTGATGTAGCACAAACCCGCTGTTGTCTCTTAAGCTTCAAATATATAGCAAGCTTAACGCGAATGCTATCGCAAAGGCAGTTGGAGACGCACCATTCCTGCTTCAGGATGCGGCAATACCACGCCGCCGAAGTGACGGATGAGTTTTTGCACGCCGGTATTCTCCGACAAGGCGTCGCCGACGATCTCGCGCGTGCCGCGCGCGCGGAAATAATCGACGAGTTTTTGGAACAAAATATAGCCGAGTCCGCGTCCTTTCAAATCGGAACGCACGATGATCGCAAATTCAGCAGACTGATTGTCGGGATCGAGCACCGCGCGCACCACGCCCAGCGTTTCCGGCTGGCCGTCGGCGTCGGGCCGCGTGGCAATAAAGGCCATGGCGCGGTCGTAATCGATTTGCGTCAACCGCGCCAACTGTGCCGGTGGCAGCTCGCGCATGGCCGAGAAAAACCGCAGGCGGATATCGTCCGCATCCAGTGCACTGAAGAACACCTGGTGCTGCGCGCCGTCCTCCGGCCGGATCGGGCGCAGCAGGATCTGGCCGCCGCCCCAATCCACCCGCTCCTCCAGCTCCTGCGGATACGGGCGGATCGCCAGTTCGGTGCGGCGCGCGCGCGCCTTGGCCAGCTGCATGCGCGCGCCCAGCGCCACCGTGCTGCCGCCCATCGTCAGCAGCGGATTGAGATCGAGCTCGGTCAGTTCCGGCAGGTCGGCCACCATGTCGGCCACCTGCACCAGCGTGCGGATCAGCGCTTCGGCGTCGGCCGGCGTCTGGCTCTGCGCCAGCAGGCGCGACACGCGCGTGCGGCTCACCATGTCGCGCGCCAGCGCCATGTTCAGCGGCGGCAGCCCGGCCGCGCGGTCGGCCGCGACGTCGGCGGCGATGCCGCCCTGGCCGAAGAACACCACCGGCCCGAACACAGGATCGTGACTGATCTGGATGCGCGCCGCCGCCAGCGTGGCTCCGGTCAGCGCGGCCTGCTGCGGCGTCGCCAGCGCCAGGCCGTAGGCCGCCATCAAGGCGCGCGCATCGCCGTCGGACAAGTCGCTGCGGCCGGCGTCGAGCGCGGCCTTCACCAGCGCCCGCGCGGCCGCGCGCTCGCCGGCGCCGGTGGACGGTGCGCCGGTCGGCACTTCCATCAGCAGTTCCTGGTTGCGGCGGTACTGGGCGATCTGCAGGAAACCGTTGACGGCTTTTTCCGGCGTGTCGTAAGTCGGCAAGCCGGCATCGGCAAACACCTTCCGTGCCTGCGCCACCGAGCCGCCGCCCAGCCAGCACGACAGCACGTTCTTGTTGGCCGCCTGCATCAGCGGCGCGACAGCGGCGGCGATCAGCTCGCTCGCCACCATGGCCGTGGGCGCGTGCAGGAACAGCAGCGCATCGGCCTGCGGCTCGCGCAGCAGCGCTGCCACCGCGCCGGTATAATGCGCGACCGGCACGTCGGCTAAAAAGTCGAGCGGATTGGTCGGCGGCGCACCGGCCTGAACCAGCCGCTTCAGTGTTTCGGGCGAGAGTGGCGCCAGTTGGGCGCCACTACATGCCAGCGCATCGGCGGCGATCAGGCCCAGGCCGCCGCCGTTGGTCAGCACGGCCAGCCGCTCGCCGCGTTGCGGACGGCGCCGCGCCAGCGTTTCCACGGCGTCGAACAAATCTTCGGTGGAGTACACACGCAGCATACCGGCGCGGCGGATCGCCGCGTCGAACACCAGGTCCGCACCGGGCGCCGCGTCGCGTCCGACTTTCAACACGATGACCGGTTTGCCGCGCGCTGCCAGCCGCCCGGCCGACATGAACTTGCGCGCACAGCTGAGCTTTTCTATGCAGAGCAGGATCGCCTCGGTGGCGGCATCGGCCGCCAGGTAGTCGAGCAGGTCGCCGAAGTCCACATCCACGCCATCGCCCATGGCGACAAAGCGCGAGAAGCCGATGCCGCGCTGGCCCGCCCAATCGAGCACCGCCGTCGCCAGCGCGCCGGATTGCGAGACGAAAGCCAGCTTGCCGGCGCCGGCCGCCATTTGCGTGAAGCTGGCGTTCAAGCCCAGCGCCGGCGACTGCAGACCGACGCTACCCGGGCCGAGGATGCGCAACAGATGCGGCTTGGCCGCCTGCAGCATCGGCTCGCGCAGGCCGCGGCCGCCGCCATGGGCGGGATCGGCCGTCATCACGATGGCGGCCCTGGTGCCGTTCTGGCCCAATTCATTGATCAGGCCCGCCACCGTGGCCGGCGGCGTGCAGATGATGGCCAGGTCGGCCGCCGCCGGCAAGGCGCCTACGCGGGCGTAGCACGGCAGGCCGCGCAAGCTGTCATGCTTGGGATTGACCGGCCACAGTTGCGCGCCGCCACGCGTGAATTCGCCGTCCAGCAGGTTGGCCAGCACCCGCGTGCCGATGCGCTGCGGATTGTCCGACGCGCCGATCACGGCCACCGAGCGCGGTTGGAACAGACGGTCGAGATTGCGGATGCTCATATGCTCATTTGCCCAGGGCTGCTACCAGCGGGAGGAATGGTCTTCGGTCACGCCCATCAACTGCGTGACCATGCGTTTGGGCTGGTCCGGCGCGGCGCGCACCCAGCCACTGAACGTGCCGATCGGTTGCAGGTAACGGCTGGCCGCCACCACCATTTTCTTGTTGTCGCGGCGCGCGCCCTCCGGCGTGAAGATCAGGTCCAGCATATCGTCTTCGGTGAAAATATGCCACTGCGACAGCGCATCCTTTTTATCGTACAGGAAGTGGGCCGGCGCCAGCGCAATCAGGTCGCCGTCCAGCCACAAGGCGTTTTCATGGGCGCCGAAATACCCGGCTTGCAGATTGAAGCCCAGCTCCAGATTGTGCGCCGAGGCCCAGCGCCACGCGGTATTGCGCGCCAACAGGCCGTTGGAATAGTCGAAGCTGGCCACGCCGCCATCGAGCTTGTAGTCTTCGCGCCAGGTCCGCACCTCGCCGCTCAGCGGCATGGCCGACGACTTCTGGGTGGCGTGCACCGAGCCTTTGTCGATCGGGCCGGTGGCCAGCAGCAGCGGCGACGGGCCGGGACCGAAGCTGGCATCGATCTCCAGGTAGTCGCAGTCCAGCATCAGGCGATAACTGCCGTCGCCATTGGCATCGATGGCGATGTGCGCGCCCTTGGCCTTGAAGCGGCTCGATCCGCCTGCGTGGTTGGCCAGTTTGGCCGACACCAGCGGCAAGCCGTCCTGCGAAAAATTGGCCAGCATGTCGCCGTCGCGGCGGTCGAAGGCGTAGGCGAAGGCGGTGCTGATCCAGCCCAGGTCGACGATGGCGACCGCGCAGAACACCTGCTCCGTGCACAGCGCCACGTAATGCCAGCGCTTGTGGTGGAACCGTCGCCACAGCGGATTGCGGGCGAAGGGCTTGGCCAGCAGGCTCCAGTCGATAGTGCCGACCTGGCCGGCGTAGCGTCCGAACAGCGGCTGTCCGTCTGCGGCCAGCAGGCTGGCGGGGGCGGCGGGCAAGGTCATGCGACTTCCTGTTGCAATAATCTGTTCAATAGTGTGCCGAAGTTGGCCGGCGTCGCCTGGGTGATCTGGACGCGCGGGCAGCCGTGCCAATCGGCCAGCCGCTGCACGGCGCCGGCGACGTCGCGCGTGAAGCGCTGGCTGACGCGCGCGGACGGCTCCAGCACCAGCGACTTCACCTCGAACAGGCCCTCGCGCCGGTGCGCCTTGGCGTCCAGGCGGCCGACCAGCGCACCACGGCGCAGGATGGGCAAGGTGAAGTAGCCGTATTTGCGCTTCTCGGCCGGCGTGTAGCACTCCAGCCGGTAGTCGAAGTCGAACAGTTCCTGGGCGCGGCGGCGGTCCCACACCACCGGATCGAAAGGCGACAGGATGGTGGTCAGCGTCGGCGCCAGCGCGCCGGCGTCGGCGTCGGCCAGCAATTGCGCGTGGTCGGGATGGACGTAGATCGGGTCGTCCCAGTCGTCGACCCAGGCACGCAGCAGGGCGCCCTGCTCCACCAGCTCGGCCGGATCGAGGCGCGGCGGCCGGGTGCGGAAGTAGTCGCTGATCCAGGGCGCGCGGGCGACGCCCATGGCCTTGACGGCTTTCAGCACCAGTTCGCGCTGCACGACATCCTTGCTGCGCAACTGGCGGTCGTCCCAGTGCGGCAGCACGCGTTCGGCCAGGTCGTAGATGCGTTGAAAATTGTGGCGCGCGCTGATCATCAGCGCGCCGGTGGTGAACAGCACCTCCAGCGAGCGCTTCTCCGGCTTCCAGCTCCACCAGCCGCCGCCCTGGCCATCGGTGCGCTCGAAGTCCGAAGAGCGCGTCGGGCCGTTGTGGCGGATATGTTCCAGCACCGCGTCCACCTCGGCGCGGCGCTCGCTCATCCAGGTCGCCGAATATTTCCAGCCCATGGTTTCCGGTTCCAGCATGCGGTGCCGGTACAGGCCATAATCCTCGACCGGCACGAAACAGGCCTCGTGCGCCCAGTATTCGAACAATGCGCCGCCGGCCAACGCCTGCTCCAGCCACGGCTGCGGATAGTCGCCCAGGCGGCTCCACAATACCAGATAGGGGCTGCGCGCCACCACATGGATGGTGTCGATCTGCAGCACGCCCATCTGGCGGATCGCCGCCAGCAGATCCTCCTGGCGCGCCTTGCGGCGGCGCGGCTGCAGCAGGCCCTGCGCCGCCAGATGCAGCGCCCGGGCGGCGGACAAGCTCAATATCGGTTCGGTCATGCCGCTATTCTAATAAAGAAATCAACATTGCCTGTGAACGGATTGGAATATTTTTTAGCCCTTGCATGCCAACAGCGGCATTTCCGTGCAGAATAAACGCAGCGCCTTCCGACCACCGAAGAGGACCGTGATCCGATGTTCGATTTTCTACGCCGCCTGTACCGCGCCATGCTGCTGCCCGCCTTCGGCGTCGTGCTGCTGGCCTTCATGTGGGCGGCGCTGATCTACCAGGTGCGGCAGGAGGAAATCACCGCCCGCCACGAGGCGGTGCTGCACAGCCAGTCGCTGGCGCGCACGCTGGCCGAACACACCAACCACCTGCTGCGCCAGACCGACCACGCCACCCAGCTGTTCAAGCTCAAATACGAGGAAACCGGCGGCCAGCTGCGGCTGGCCGAATTCGCCCGCAAGAATGGCCTGCTCGACTCGCTGCTGCCGACCAAGCTCGATCTGCCGATGGCGCTGTTGAACCACCAGGGCCGCGTGATCGACAGCATGAACGGCTACTTCGCGCCCGACCTGAAGGACACGGCTTTCTTCAGAGGCCACGTCGCCAATGCCGCCGATACCGCGCAGGTGTCGACGCCGGTGGTCGACGTCCGCACCAAGAAATGGCAGATCCAGATTTCGCGCCGCCTCAACCACGCAGACGGCAGCTTCGCCGGCGCCGTGCTGGTGATGATGGACCCGACCTATTTCGTTGAAGACTACGACCGCCTGAACGTCGATCCGGGCGGCGCGGTGATGCTGATCAGTCGCGAGAACGGCATGTCCACCGCACGCATCGACGACCAGGTGATGATCAGCGACAGCATCGATTTCAGCGTCGCCCAGAACGGCATGCAAGGAGGCGAAGAGATGCTGCTCAAGCGCCCCTTCGACGCCACGACGCGCATCTACGGCTACACCGAGATGCCGCGCTTCCTGCTGATGGCGGTGGTCGGCATCCCGGAGGCAGCAGCGATGGCGCGCTTCGAGCGCCGCCGCATAGTGTACTACAGCGCCAACCTGGTGGCCTCGCTGCTGGTGCTGCTGTTCATCGGCCTGCTGATGCAGCAGGCGCACCGTCTGCGGCGCAGCGCGCGCATGGTGATCGACGCCCAGCTGATGCTGCGCGCCGCCGCCGACGCCAGCCTCGATTCGGTGTTTCTGTTCAAGGCCTGCCGCATGAACGGCATGCGGCGCGAGATCCTCGACTTCACCATCGCCGACCTGAATGAGCGCGGCGCCCAGCTGCTGGGGTTTACCAGCGAGGAAATCAAGGGCAAGCGCCTGATCGAAGTGATGCCGGCGCTGCACACCGAAGGCTTCATGGAAAAGTACCGCAACGTGCTGGAATCGCGCCAGCCGCTGGAAGAGGAATTTGAAGTCGACTTCCTGCCCAACCGCGACCTGCACTGGCTGCACCACCAGATCGTGCCGATCACCGACGGCGTGGCCATCACCGTGCGCGACATCACCACGCGCA is a genomic window containing:
- the moaE gene encoding molybdopterin synthase catalytic subunit MoaE, with translation MSLSEVRIQTEDFDLTTEIARLRAGHPKVGGVVSFVGTVRDLNEGAAVSAMELEHYPGMTEQSISDVIDRAKQRWPIVSALVIHRVGPLLPKDQIVLVAVTSAHRGEAFAASEFIIDYLKTEAPFWKKEQTPDGARWVDARVSDDAALEKWESPLTGHEGWCPRPRA
- a CDS encoding DUF349 domain-containing protein, yielding MFDFLFKRATETSAIPSSPAAVPAQDAAASATAGRRDEQAQRAAALNGDEAAAVTLILESEFASVRQAAAEHVHTPAALEQVMLAVRNSDRRVAKLMQGRLDAIRYQLAEHQKAQACLDLAQRLLQDEKLTPNQVAELDRQWQIVSEVPALAEAYASARAALAARLETQVNLQRKIIDAMAAVRKLPQAGVPAAQALSALDGYAAELSVYQEAPEHNALPRHLLSDYAQALEQTRAALAKPVKAVAAEPVALPAVVAAPAATAADAPADAASTAPASPVEAAPAKAPKLPKPAPKETDKKFLETLDALEAALELGQLHIAAEHDKWLREHKTRLSHAQTEHLNHVRAELKRLGDWARWGGNVSREELVKAVEELPAQKLAMSELAKKVGSMRDRWKQLDAVSGHAPKSLWERFDNACTNAYAPAAAHFKQLADERHANAAKAQALIEETQALAASVANGADLKNVAAAGQRLRQMWGRLGTIDRKEKRKLDQTFDKVLANMLAPLSEQRKVEAAKREELIAEAEALDPTDRHTLDKVRRLQERWQEHAKALPLDRKIEQALWQRFRAACDAIFAQRKESAHAADHERKAHLHAREAVCKELEEASFSGEDKAQLAAIAKALKDAAGAWHATGVVPRAAEARISQRYHNAVGKVQAQAEAIKRRAGAAQANALRDKLRLCQALENAIANEGEAIDAAAWQAQWAALPSLGNDYERALAGRFNAAVAAIDGNRAACAQELERNRGKLLDEVLRLEIVAGVDSGAEFARERLKMQVEVLQSSLKSGQKPQSASAAYLQLCALPALADARTASRIEQLFRRIGVVERA
- a CDS encoding GNAT family N-acetyltransferase, yielding MSIRNLDRLFQPRSVAVIGASDNPQRIGTRVLANLLDGEFTRGGAQLWPVNPKHDSLRGLPCYARVGALPAAADLAIICTPPATVAGLINELGQNGTRAAIVMTADPAHGGGRGLREPMLQAAKPHLLRILGPGSVGLQSPALGLNASFTQMAAGAGKLAFVSQSGALATAVLDWAGQRGIGFSRFVAMGDGVDVDFGDLLDYLAADAATEAILLCIEKLSCARKFMSAGRLAARGKPVIVLKVGRDAAPGADLVFDAAIRRAGMLRVYSTEDLFDAVETLARRRPQRGERLAVLTNGGGLGLIAADALACSGAQLAPLSPETLKRLVQAGAPPTNPLDFLADVPVAHYTGAVAALLREPQADALLFLHAPTAMVASELIAAAVAPLMQAANKNVLSCWLGGGSVAQARKVFADAGLPTYDTPEKAVNGFLQIAQYRRNQELLMEVPTGAPSTGAGERAAARALVKAALDAGRSDLSDGDARALMAAYGLALATPQQAALTGATLAAARIQISHDPVFGPVVFFGQGGIAADVAADRAAGLPPLNMALARDMVSRTRVSRLLAQSQTPADAEALIRTLVQVADMVADLPELTELDLNPLLTMGGSTVALGARMQLAKARARRTELAIRPYPQELEERVDWGGGQILLRPIRPEDGAQHQVFFSALDADDIRLRFFSAMRELPPAQLARLTQIDYDRAMAFIATRPDADGQPETLGVVRAVLDPDNQSAEFAIIVRSDLKGRGLGYILFQKLVDYFRARGTREIVGDALSENTGVQKLIRHFGGVVLPHPEAGMVRLQLPLR
- a CDS encoding DUF2804 domain-containing protein, which produces MTLPAAPASLLAADGQPLFGRYAGQVGTIDWSLLAKPFARNPLWRRFHHKRWHYVALCTEQVFCAVAIVDLGWISTAFAYAFDRRDGDMLANFSQDGLPLVSAKLANHAGGSSRFKAKGAHIAIDANGDGSYRLMLDCDYLEIDASFGPGPSPLLLATGPIDKGSVHATQKSSAMPLSGEVRTWREDYKLDGGVASFDYSNGLLARNTAWRWASAHNLELGFNLQAGYFGAHENALWLDGDLIALAPAHFLYDKKDALSQWHIFTEDDMLDLIFTPEGARRDNKKMVVAASRYLQPIGTFSGWVRAAPDQPKRMVTQLMGVTEDHSSRW
- a CDS encoding winged helix DNA-binding domain-containing protein; this translates as MTEPILSLSAARALHLAAQGLLQPRRRKARQEDLLAAIRQMGVLQIDTIHVVARSPYLVLWSRLGDYPQPWLEQALAGGALFEYWAHEACFVPVEDYGLYRHRMLEPETMGWKYSATWMSERRAEVDAVLEHIRHNGPTRSSDFERTDGQGGGWWSWKPEKRSLEVLFTTGALMISARHNFQRIYDLAERVLPHWDDRQLRSKDVVQRELVLKAVKAMGVARAPWISDYFRTRPPRLDPAELVEQGALLRAWVDDWDDPIYVHPDHAQLLADADAGALAPTLTTILSPFDPVVWDRRRAQELFDFDYRLECYTPAEKRKYGYFTLPILRRGALVGRLDAKAHRREGLFEVKSLVLEPSARVSQRFTRDVAGAVQRLADWHGCPRVQITQATPANFGTLLNRLLQQEVA
- a CDS encoding diguanylate cyclase; translated protein: MFDFLRRLYRAMLLPAFGVVLLAFMWAALIYQVRQEEITARHEAVLHSQSLARTLAEHTNHLLRQTDHATQLFKLKYEETGGQLRLAEFARKNGLLDSLLPTKLDLPMALLNHQGRVIDSMNGYFAPDLKDTAFFRGHVANAADTAQVSTPVVDVRTKKWQIQISRRLNHADGSFAGAVLVMMDPTYFVEDYDRLNVDPGGAVMLISRENGMSTARIDDQVMISDSIDFSVAQNGMQGGEEMLLKRPFDATTRIYGYTEMPRFLLMAVVGIPEAAAMARFERRRIVYYSANLVASLLVLLFIGLLMQQAHRLRRSARMVIDAQLMLRAAADASLDSVFLFKACRMNGMRREILDFTIADLNERGAQLLGFTSEEIKGKRLIEVMPALHTEGFMEKYRNVLESRQPLEEEFEVDFLPNRDLHWLHHQIVPITDGVAITVRDITTRKETELAARQNQAELAAVNDASPLGLLRADATGHCTYVNRTFELITGLTRDEALGDAWLRAVHPHDRAVLKAALSHMAVTRAPYQDTLRCVHPDGMIVWVSFKIAAMVVDGKIYGFVGTVDDITHIRKSVMALRESEARLRTIADTLPAMVAYIDAEQVYRFHNVAYEREFNRTDMAVLGRTIRDTMGEERYAFLEPYVLRALSGETLTFEEDDGSGAFDRTYEVVYIPQMDEEGLDVIGFHVMRQDITTQKREKQRLLRLSQVDALTGLTNRAGFLQKLHDAMITARSNTSMMAVMYMDIDRFKPVNDTFGHAVGDALLKAFSARLTHTMRASDTIARLGGDEFTIVMERIHRIDDATALAAKIVAAMQGEFDLNGTVVSISTSIGLTFYRNEEMSPAELLNRADILLYEAKQAGRNTFRAGPALLPPASNAA